In the Helicobacter typhlonius genome, one interval contains:
- a CDS encoding FkbM family methyltransferase, which yields MLFYDRIWHKYKDLALAKSHQKISSTLSELYLFDLSKINIADIRLYYVEPGIFNQFVLQQYKYRDIVFAQNGDYVIDGGACYGETTLYFSHLVGKNGKVFSFEFMEQNIEIFHKNMALNPQCDNITLVKRPLYVDSNTFVSFSGGGSSATIIADKQNKQDITFQTISIDDFVEQNKIPKIDFIKFDIEGAELNALKGGVKSIKKFRPKLAICLYHSCADYVDIPLFLHELLTDYEFYFDHFTLGRYESILFARPKPQNA from the coding sequence GTGCTTTTTTATGACCGCATTTGGCATAAATACAAAGACTTAGCACTTGCCAAGTCTCACCAAAAAATTTCCTCCACACTAAGTGAGCTTTACCTCTTTGACTTATCAAAAATCAATATTGCAGACATAAGGCTTTATTATGTAGAGCCTGGAATTTTCAATCAATTTGTATTACAGCAATACAAGTATAGAGATATAGTTTTTGCCCAAAACGGAGATTATGTTATTGATGGTGGGGCTTGTTATGGCGAGACTACACTTTATTTTTCACATTTAGTTGGTAAAAATGGCAAAGTCTTTTCCTTTGAATTTATGGAACAAAATATAGAGATTTTTCATAAAAATATGGCACTTAATCCACAATGCGATAATATCACCTTGGTAAAAAGACCGCTTTATGTAGATTCTAACACATTTGTATCATTTAGCGGTGGGGGCTCATCTGCTACTATAATAGCAGATAAACAAAACAAACAAGATATAACATTTCAAACAATAAGTATTGATGACTTTGTAGAACAAAACAAAATACCAAAAATTGACTTTATTAAATTCGATATAGAGGGGGCGGAGCTTAATGCACTTAAAGGCGGAGTAAAAAGTATAAAAAAATTTAGACCAAAACTTGCTATCTGCCTATACCACAGCTGTGCTGATTATGTGGATATACCTCTATTTTTACACGAATTACTCACTGATTATGAATTTTACTTTGATCACTTTACACTTGGTAGGTATGAAAGCATACTCTTTGCAAGACCAAAACCGCAAAATGCTTAG
- a CDS encoding pseudouridine synthase family protein, producing MHKDKAYKVLAHAHHLSHKQAKALIDKGLVRSGGKRLTLARAEIPTNSTFEVLEIKSPKVLFRDECILALDKPPFIESYDLCAMFEGWTLLNRLDKQTSGVILLVKDKSEFHHKAKESFKKQEVYKEYIALAHGRLVDSVVIEQPIVTIKKGFAKSYIDKKGLYAHTELTPLAIVGKKTLLQARILTGRTHQIRVHCQSINHPLYGDTIYGKADNAKRLMLHAHKIALLGYEFISPIPKDLQIEHL from the coding sequence ATGCACAAAGATAAAGCTTATAAGGTTCTCGCTCACGCGCATCATCTCTCACACAAACAGGCTAAGGCACTCATTGATAAGGGACTTGTGCGAAGTGGTGGCAAGAGGCTCACTCTCGCTCGGGCGGAGATTCCCACTAATAGCACTTTTGAGGTGTTAGAGATAAAGTCCCCCAAGGTGCTTTTTCGCGATGAATGTATCCTTGCGCTTGATAAGCCCCCTTTTATAGAATCTTATGACTTGTGTGCGATGTTTGAAGGCTGGACTTTGCTTAATCGGCTTGATAAGCAAACAAGTGGCGTGATACTTCTTGTCAAGGATAAGAGTGAATTTCATCACAAGGCAAAAGAATCTTTCAAAAAACAAGAGGTATATAAGGAGTATATTGCTTTGGCGCACGGGAGGCTTGTGGATTCTGTGGTGATTGAACAGCCCATAGTAACAATCAAAAAAGGCTTTGCAAAATCTTATATTGATAAAAAAGGTCTTTACGCACACACAGAGCTTACACCTTTAGCCATTGTAGGAAAGAAAACACTTTTACAAGCGCGTATTTTGACTGGACGCACACATCAAATTCGTGTGCATTGCCAAAGTATCAATCACCCTTTATATGGGGATACAATCTATGGCAAAGCAGATAATGCTAAGAGACTTATGCTTCACGCGCATAAAATTGCACTTTTGGGATATGAATTTATCTCTCCAATCCCTAAGGATTTACAAATAGAGCATTTATAG
- the waaA gene encoding lipid IV(A) 3-deoxy-D-manno-octulosonic acid transferase — MDTLDKRAAFPLMYYCACVLLYLIALPFLIVSSFRPKHRDSIPARFSPLHIKTLEYEPQYWFHACSFGEVKSLEPIINALKSQEICILITTITHTGFKEAKQLYESTEQGGGRILVRYLPFEIFLPLWSKSCKRLQSLVVTEAEMWKMLFFLAKSHNAHTMLINARISEHSQKNYEYFAWFYQGIFALIDEVLAQSQFDKQRLERLGGKNIEVFGNLKTLNFPSLSTHYAKPSLSVFTAASTHKGEEKLILQAFKSYKERGDSTLLLLAPRHPERFKEVYELSLEMFPRTALFSQGGLESYAQCDVIVIDTLGELNNLYAISDLVILGGSFVQNVGGHNPFEPAFFGTKLISGEHIFNQYALFEEVENYVLIPPQSLVDTLIRWEELLSSSIKADSKHKLDALLQKIQNAQR, encoded by the coding sequence GTGGATACTTTGGATAAACGCGCAGCATTTCCTTTGATGTATTATTGTGCGTGTGTGCTACTCTATCTCATTGCGTTGCCATTTTTGATTGTGAGTTCTTTTCGTCCAAAACACAGAGATTCTATTCCTGCGCGATTTTCTCCATTGCATATTAAAACACTTGAATATGAGCCACAATATTGGTTTCACGCTTGTTCTTTTGGGGAAGTAAAATCACTCGAGCCAATTATTAATGCGCTAAAATCGCAAGAGATTTGTATTCTTATCACAACTATCACACATACAGGATTCAAAGAGGCAAAGCAACTATATGAGAGCACAGAGCAGGGTGGGGGGCGCATTTTGGTGCGTTATTTGCCTTTTGAGATTTTTTTACCCCTATGGAGCAAGAGCTGTAAGCGTTTGCAAAGCCTTGTCGTTACAGAGGCGGAGATGTGGAAAATGCTTTTTTTTCTTGCAAAGTCTCATAATGCGCATACAATGCTTATAAATGCGCGCATTTCGGAACATTCGCAAAAAAATTATGAATATTTTGCGTGGTTTTATCAAGGTATTTTTGCACTTATTGATGAGGTTTTAGCTCAAAGTCAATTTGACAAACAAAGACTAGAGCGACTAGGAGGCAAAAATATTGAAGTTTTTGGAAATCTTAAAACGCTCAATTTCCCCTCACTTAGCACACATTATGCTAAACCCTCTTTGTCTGTTTTTACTGCGGCAAGCACGCACAAAGGGGAGGAGAAGCTCATACTTCAGGCTTTTAAATCTTACAAAGAGCGCGGGGATTCCACACTTTTGCTCCTTGCTCCTCGTCATCCCGAGCGATTTAAGGAAGTCTATGAGCTAAGCCTAGAGATGTTTCCACGCACCGCGCTTTTTTCACAAGGTGGTTTAGAATCTTATGCGCAATGCGATGTGATTGTGATTGATACTTTAGGAGAGCTCAACAACCTCTACGCCATAAGCGACCTTGTGATACTTGGTGGAAGTTTCGTTCAAAATGTAGGGGGACATAATCCTTTTGAACCCGCATTTTTTGGCACAAAACTCATTAGCGGAGAGCATATTTTTAATCAATACGCGCTTTTTGAGGAAGTTGAAAATTATGTGCTAATTCCACCTCAAAGTCTTGTAGATACGCTTATACGCTGGGAGGAGCTACTATCAAGTAGCATTAAGGCGGATTCTAAGCATAAGCTTGATGCGCTTTTGCAAAAGATACAGAATGCACAAAGATAA